The following proteins are encoded in a genomic region of Mycolicibacterium confluentis:
- a CDS encoding ATP-dependent DNA helicase UvrD2, with translation MIGMPMDGLDEEQREAVLAARGPVCVLAGAGTGKTRTITHRIAHLVSAGQVAPAQVLAVTFTSRAAGEMRSRLRSIEAADPDGPRIGSVQALTFHAAARRQLSYFWPRVVGNTGWQLLDSKFSVVAQAANRAKLKVSTDDVRDLAGEIEWAKASLITPEAYPAETAKVSRDVPLDAQRVAAVYAGYENLKARGETALLDFDDLLLHTAAAIENDPAVAQEFRDRYRCFVVDEYQDVTPLQQRVLSAWLGSRDDLTVVGDANQTIYSFTGASPRYLLDFSRRFPDATVVRLERDYRSTPQVVSLANRVIAAARGRVAGSRLHLVGQRDPGPEPTFQDYPDEVAEAKAAAKSITKLIESGVSPAEIAVLYRINAQSEVYEEALTEAGVAFQVRGGEGFFSRQEIRQALVVLQRAADQDWADKDLPTVVRTLLEPLGLTAEPPTGARVRERWEALDALAQLVDDEAAARPELDLRALTSELRIRADSRHPPVVQGVTLASLHAAKGLEWDAVFLVGLTDGTLPISHALAHGPDSEAVEEERRLLYVGVTRARVHLALSWSLSRTPGGRQTRKPSRFLNGIAPQASRDTGPTAPRRQRSAASKRCRVCNANLTTAAASILGRCETCASDIDTDLLARLKEWRLRTAQELKVPAFVVFSDNTLIAIAETRPADNAALTSISGIGARKLEQFGADVLELVHGRS, from the coding sequence ATGATCGGCATGCCCATGGACGGCCTCGACGAGGAACAGCGTGAGGCGGTGCTGGCTGCGCGCGGGCCGGTGTGCGTGCTCGCGGGTGCGGGCACCGGCAAGACCCGCACCATCACCCACCGCATCGCCCACCTGGTCTCGGCCGGGCAGGTGGCGCCGGCGCAGGTCCTGGCGGTCACCTTCACGTCGCGCGCCGCGGGGGAGATGCGCAGTCGGCTGCGCAGCATCGAGGCCGCCGATCCCGACGGGCCGCGGATCGGGTCGGTGCAGGCGTTGACTTTTCACGCCGCGGCGCGTCGGCAGTTGTCCTACTTCTGGCCGCGCGTGGTCGGCAACACCGGCTGGCAGTTGCTCGACAGCAAGTTCTCCGTCGTCGCCCAAGCCGCCAACCGGGCCAAGCTCAAAGTCAGCACGGACGACGTGCGAGACCTCGCGGGTGAGATCGAGTGGGCCAAGGCGTCATTGATCACCCCTGAGGCCTACCCGGCCGAGACCGCGAAGGTGTCCCGCGACGTCCCGCTGGACGCACAGCGCGTGGCCGCGGTCTACGCCGGGTACGAGAACCTCAAGGCCCGCGGCGAGACCGCGCTGCTGGACTTCGACGATCTGCTGCTGCACACCGCGGCGGCCATCGAGAACGATCCGGCCGTCGCCCAGGAGTTCCGGGACCGGTACCGCTGTTTCGTGGTCGACGAGTACCAGGACGTCACACCGCTGCAGCAGCGCGTGCTGTCGGCGTGGTTGGGTTCGCGGGACGACCTGACGGTGGTCGGCGACGCCAACCAGACCATCTACTCGTTCACGGGCGCCTCCCCGCGCTACCTGCTGGACTTCTCCCGGCGCTTTCCCGACGCCACCGTGGTGCGGCTTGAGCGCGACTACCGCTCCACCCCGCAGGTGGTGTCGCTGGCCAACCGCGTGATCGCCGCCGCGCGCGGCCGGGTCGCGGGCAGCAGGCTGCATCTGGTGGGTCAGCGTGATCCCGGACCGGAGCCGACGTTTCAGGACTACCCCGACGAGGTCGCGGAGGCCAAGGCGGCCGCCAAGTCGATCACCAAGCTGATCGAGTCGGGTGTCTCGCCCGCGGAGATCGCGGTGCTGTACCGGATCAACGCGCAGTCGGAGGTCTACGAAGAGGCGCTGACCGAGGCCGGTGTCGCGTTCCAGGTGCGCGGCGGCGAGGGTTTCTTCAGCCGCCAGGAGATCCGGCAGGCGTTGGTGGTGTTGCAGCGTGCCGCCGACCAGGATTGGGCGGATAAAGACCTGCCGACGGTGGTGCGGACGCTGCTGGAACCGCTGGGGTTGACGGCGGAGCCGCCGACGGGTGCGCGGGTGCGGGAACGCTGGGAGGCGCTGGACGCCCTCGCGCAGCTGGTCGACGACGAGGCGGCCGCCCGCCCCGAACTGGACCTGCGGGCGCTGACCTCCGAACTGCGGATTCGTGCCGACTCCCGGCACCCACCCGTCGTGCAGGGCGTGACGCTGGCGTCGCTGCACGCGGCCAAGGGTCTGGAGTGGGATGCGGTGTTCCTGGTCGGGCTCACCGACGGCACGCTGCCCATCTCGCATGCATTGGCGCACGGCCCGGACAGTGAGGCCGTGGAGGAGGAGCGGCGCCTGCTCTATGTCGGCGTCACCCGCGCCCGGGTGCATCTGGCCCTGAGCTGGTCGCTGAGCCGCACGCCTGGCGGACGGCAGACGCGTAAACCGTCGAGGTTCCTCAACGGCATCGCGCCGCAGGCCAGCCGGGACACCGGGCCCACCGCCCCGCGCCGCCAGCGGTCCGCCGCGAGCAAGCGCTGCCGCGTCTGCAACGCCAACCTGACCACGGCCGCCGCATCGATCCTCGGGCGGTGTGAGACGTGCGCGTCCGACATCGACACCGACCTGCTCGCGCGGCTCAAGGAGTGGCGGCTGCGCACGGCGCAGGAACTCAAGGTGCCGGCGTTCGTGGTGTTCAGCGACAACACATTGATCGCGATCGCGGAGACCAGGCCCGCCGACAATGCCGCGCTGACGTCGATCTCGGGCATCGGGGCGCGCAAGCTGGAGCAGTTCGGTGCGGACGTGTTGGAGTTGGTACACGGCCGGAGTTGA
- a CDS encoding potassium channel family protein: MAKNRMRRRLRRLDETLTAKPDAALVEHLHIPEQFVSPGRRIFMRVIYALLALFAAVLIVYLDRDGYRDISDDPVPGGLSFLDCLYYATVSLSTTGYGDITPVTATARLINVLVITPLRVAFLIVLIGTTVETLTAASRQALKIQRWRNTVRNHTIVIGYGTKGKTAVAAMIGDGVPPGEIVVVDTDQPSLDRASAAGLVTVHGDANKSDVLRLAGAQHAKSIIVATNSDPTAVMVTLTARELAPTAKIIASIREAENQHLLQQSGADSVVVSSETAGRLLGIATSTPNVVELIEDLLTPDEGFAVAERDVERKEVGGSPKHLVDIVLGVVRGGNLHRVDEVDALELGDRLLYVRSGGEDRA; the protein is encoded by the coding sequence GTGGCTAAAAACAGAATGCGCAGGCGCCTGCGCCGACTCGACGAGACGTTGACGGCCAAGCCGGACGCCGCGCTGGTCGAACATCTGCACATCCCGGAGCAGTTCGTCAGCCCGGGGCGCAGGATCTTCATGCGCGTCATCTACGCGCTGCTCGCGCTGTTCGCGGCCGTGCTCATCGTCTACCTCGACCGTGACGGCTACCGGGACATCTCCGACGATCCGGTGCCGGGCGGCCTGTCGTTCCTGGACTGCCTGTACTACGCCACCGTGTCGTTGTCGACCACGGGCTACGGCGACATCACCCCGGTCACCGCGACCGCGCGACTGATCAATGTCCTGGTCATCACGCCACTGCGGGTGGCGTTCCTGATCGTGCTCATCGGCACCACCGTGGAGACGCTGACCGCGGCGTCGCGGCAGGCCCTCAAGATCCAGCGCTGGAGGAACACCGTGCGCAACCACACCATCGTCATCGGCTACGGCACAAAGGGAAAGACGGCCGTCGCGGCGATGATCGGCGACGGCGTCCCGCCCGGCGAGATCGTCGTCGTGGACACCGATCAGCCGTCACTGGACCGCGCGAGCGCCGCCGGTCTCGTGACGGTGCACGGTGACGCCAACAAGTCCGACGTCCTGCGCCTGGCCGGGGCGCAGCACGCCAAGTCGATCATCGTCGCCACCAACAGCGATCCGACGGCGGTGATGGTCACGCTGACGGCGCGCGAACTGGCGCCGACGGCCAAGATCATCGCCTCCATCCGCGAGGCAGAGAACCAGCACCTGCTGCAGCAGTCCGGCGCCGACTCGGTGGTGGTCTCCTCGGAGACCGCGGGCCGCCTGCTCGGCATCGCAACCAGCACCCCCAACGTCGTGGAACTCATCGAGGACCTGCTGACCCCCGACGAGGGCTTCGCGGTCGCCGAACGCGATGTGGAGCGCAAGGAGGTCGGCGGTTCACCCAAGCACCTGGTCGACATCGTGCTGGGTGTGGTGCGCGGCGGAAACCTGCACCGCGTCGACGAGGTCGATGCGCTCGAGCTTGGCGACCGACTGCTCTATGTCCGAAGTGGAGGCGAAGACCGTGCCTGA
- the nudC gene encoding NAD(+) diphosphatase — protein sequence MPDFTLRNTPLLSRVGADRSDHLRTDVDAAVEGWASAAVLRVDNRGQVLIVDGRVALGGTADLGDTPPDNAVFLGRIDDGRHVWAIRSPLVPPGEAADATVLDIRRTGRVFDDVSAQLVSTATALLNWHDNARFSPVDGAPTRSIKGGWARINPVTGVEEFPRIDPAVICLVHDGADRVVLARQAAWPERMFSLLAGFVEAGESFETCVIREISEEIGIAVRDVRYLGSQPWPFPRSLMVGFHALADPDQEFEFKDGEIAEAHWFTRDEVRAALDVGDWSSAAATESRLLLPGSISIAREIIESWAETD from the coding sequence GTGCCTGATTTCACACTGCGCAATACACCCCTGCTGTCCAGGGTGGGCGCCGACCGCTCCGATCATCTGCGCACCGACGTCGACGCGGCGGTCGAGGGCTGGGCGTCGGCCGCGGTCCTGCGGGTCGACAACCGCGGTCAGGTGCTCATCGTGGATGGCCGAGTGGCGCTGGGCGGCACCGCCGATCTCGGCGACACCCCTCCGGACAATGCGGTGTTCCTCGGCCGCATCGACGACGGCAGGCACGTGTGGGCCATCCGCTCCCCGCTGGTGCCGCCAGGCGAGGCCGCCGATGCCACCGTCCTCGACATCCGCCGCACCGGAAGGGTTTTCGACGACGTCAGCGCACAACTGGTGTCGACGGCGACCGCCCTGCTGAACTGGCATGACAATGCCCGGTTCTCGCCGGTCGATGGTGCGCCGACCCGGTCAATCAAGGGCGGTTGGGCACGGATCAACCCGGTCACGGGCGTCGAGGAGTTCCCGCGGATCGACCCCGCGGTGATCTGCCTGGTGCATGACGGCGCGGACCGGGTCGTGCTGGCGCGGCAAGCGGCCTGGCCCGAGCGGATGTTCTCGCTGCTGGCCGGGTTCGTCGAGGCCGGCGAGTCCTTCGAGACGTGCGTGATCCGCGAGATCTCCGAGGAGATCGGCATCGCGGTGCGCGACGTGCGCTACCTCGGCAGCCAACCGTGGCCGTTCCCGCGGTCCCTGATGGTGGGCTTCCATGCCCTCGCCGACCCCGATCAGGAGTTCGAGTTCAAAGACGGCGAGATCGCCGAGGCGCACTGGTTCACCCGCGACGAGGTGCGCGCCGCGCTCGACGTGGGGGACTGGTCCAGCGCGGCCGCGACGGAGTCGAGACTGCTTCTGCCGGGCTCGATTTCGATCGCCCGGGAGATCATCGAATCCTGGGCCGAGACGGACTGA
- a CDS encoding TetR/AcrR family transcriptional regulator yields the protein MTERWTRERRLEHTRSLLLDAAESVFGEKGFTSATLDDIAYAAGYTKGAIYKHFAAKEDLFLAVSDRYWRRYFDSFAEVMASASRVGAHELDAIADRWRQLSLDRGAEHAALGLEFTLYLLRNPEARERVAEKRSEVVEKLAEFIVASMDRLGATLTIPALTFAQALVATSDSVILGSQLDRVDLYRPMIEMYTSVIKLPD from the coding sequence ATGACGGAGCGGTGGACACGCGAGCGGCGACTCGAGCACACGCGCAGCCTGCTGCTGGACGCCGCCGAGAGCGTGTTCGGCGAAAAGGGCTTCACCTCCGCCACTCTCGATGACATCGCGTATGCGGCGGGGTACACCAAGGGCGCCATCTACAAGCATTTCGCCGCCAAAGAGGACCTGTTTCTGGCCGTCAGCGACCGGTACTGGCGGCGCTACTTCGACAGCTTCGCCGAAGTGATGGCCTCGGCCAGTCGCGTCGGCGCGCACGAACTCGACGCCATCGCCGACCGCTGGCGACAGCTGAGCCTCGACCGTGGCGCCGAGCATGCCGCGCTTGGACTGGAGTTCACGCTGTATCTGCTGCGCAACCCGGAGGCCAGAGAACGGGTCGCCGAGAAGCGGTCGGAAGTCGTCGAGAAACTCGCCGAGTTCATCGTCGCGAGCATGGACAGGCTCGGCGCCACCCTGACCATCCCCGCGCTGACCTTCGCGCAGGCGCTGGTGGCCACCAGCGACTCGGTGATCCTGGGAAGCCAACTCGACCGAGTCGACCTGTACCGGCCCATGATCGAGATGTACACATCGGTGATCAAGCTCCCCGACTGA
- a CDS encoding WhiB family transcriptional regulator codes for MSALTVREEKLPVLPCHVGDPDLWFAETPAELERAKVLCAQCPIRRQCLSAALDRAEPWGVWGGEIVERGSVVARKRPRGRPRKDVVAA; via the coding sequence ATGTCAGCCCTGACAGTCCGCGAGGAGAAACTGCCGGTGCTGCCGTGCCATGTCGGTGACCCCGACCTGTGGTTCGCCGAGACTCCCGCCGAGTTGGAACGCGCCAAGGTGCTGTGCGCGCAGTGCCCGATCCGACGGCAGTGCCTGTCGGCCGCGCTTGACCGCGCAGAGCCCTGGGGCGTCTGGGGCGGTGAGATCGTCGAGCGCGGATCGGTGGTGGCACGCAAGCGCCCGCGCGGTCGTCCACGCAAGGACGTCGTCGCAGCCTGA
- a CDS encoding macrolide-binding ATPase MABP-1, whose amino-acid sequence MDDGLVAEIKRGSVARNAKLAGLAGGMAGRAALGVGKRLTGKSKDEVNAELVEKAADQLFKVLGELKGGAMKVGQALSVLEAAVPEQFGKPYREALTKLQKDAPPLPADKVHRVLDAQLGTKWRDRFQSFDDTPVASASIGQVHKAVWSDGREVAVKIQYPGADEALRADLKTMRRLVGVFKQLAPGADVQGVVDELIDRTEMELDYRLEAENQRAFAKAYDGDPKFLVPHVVASAPKVVVAEWIEGIPLAQIIREGTQEQRDLMATRLFEFCDDSPRRLEMVHGDAHPGNFMLLPGDKLGVIDFGAVAPMPGGWPVELGQMLRYAVDKNYEKLLPTMEHVGFIQKGEQVSISEIDDMLRQYVEPLQVPVFHYTRKWLQRMTNVNFEKVSGQLKTARQMDIPPKLAIPMRVLASVVAISCQLDAHVPTRQIADAMVPGFSDPDAV is encoded by the coding sequence GTGGATGATGGTCTGGTGGCAGAGATCAAGCGCGGGAGTGTGGCACGAAACGCGAAGTTGGCAGGCCTGGCCGGCGGCATGGCAGGTCGCGCGGCGTTGGGGGTCGGCAAGCGACTGACCGGCAAGTCGAAAGACGAGGTCAACGCCGAGTTGGTGGAGAAAGCCGCCGACCAGCTGTTCAAGGTGCTGGGCGAACTCAAGGGTGGGGCGATGAAGGTCGGCCAGGCCCTTTCCGTGCTCGAGGCCGCGGTTCCCGAGCAGTTCGGCAAGCCGTACCGGGAGGCGCTGACCAAGCTGCAGAAGGACGCCCCGCCGCTGCCGGCGGACAAGGTCCACCGGGTCCTCGACGCCCAACTGGGCACCAAATGGCGGGACCGATTCCAGTCCTTTGACGACACACCCGTCGCGTCAGCAAGCATCGGCCAGGTGCACAAGGCGGTCTGGTCGGACGGGCGCGAGGTCGCCGTCAAGATCCAGTACCCGGGCGCCGACGAGGCCCTGCGGGCCGACCTCAAGACCATGCGGCGGCTGGTCGGCGTGTTCAAGCAGTTGGCGCCCGGCGCGGACGTCCAGGGTGTGGTGGACGAACTGATCGACCGCACCGAGATGGAGTTGGACTACCGCCTCGAGGCGGAGAACCAGCGCGCCTTCGCCAAGGCCTACGACGGCGACCCGAAGTTCCTGGTGCCGCATGTGGTGGCCAGCGCACCCAAGGTCGTGGTCGCGGAGTGGATCGAGGGCATTCCGCTGGCGCAGATCATCCGCGAGGGCACGCAGGAACAGCGCGACCTGATGGCCACGCGGCTCTTCGAGTTCTGCGACGACTCGCCGCGGCGCCTCGAGATGGTGCACGGAGACGCCCACCCTGGGAACTTCATGCTGCTGCCGGGCGACAAGCTCGGCGTGATCGACTTCGGCGCGGTGGCGCCCATGCCCGGCGGGTGGCCCGTGGAACTGGGTCAGATGCTGCGCTACGCGGTCGACAAGAACTACGAGAAGCTGCTGCCGACCATGGAGCACGTCGGATTCATCCAGAAGGGTGAGCAGGTCTCGATCAGCGAGATCGACGACATGCTGCGGCAGTACGTCGAACCGCTGCAAGTGCCGGTGTTCCACTACACCCGCAAGTGGCTGCAGCGGATGACCAACGTCAACTTCGAGAAGGTCTCCGGTCAGCTCAAGACGGCCCGGCAGATGGACATCCCGCCGAAGCTGGCGATCCCGATGCGCGTGCTCGCCTCGGTGGTCGCCATCTCCTGTCAGCTCGACGCACACGTGCCGACGCGGCAGATCGCCGACGCGATGGTGCCCGGGTTCTCCGACCCCGACGCCGTCTGA
- a CDS encoding spirocyclase AveC family protein, with translation MSELSDKKPAISEDLSTVGNLHGPTSVTGSARRVKIWATAGGLILALQVYVWIRWITGPYFTPVDPGPTDPPTFMKIALMMWQIGSPALFPVAIWWFIIRPWRRERRITLDGMIMVSTGLFFFQDPLLNYINTWCTYNAWAFNMGSWAPHVPGWMSPERPGAQVAEPLGINVSGYAFGVLLCTILGCWFMRKAQQRWPNIGTKGLIGVAFAFGFVFDFIMEGLILMPLGMYTFPGAIQSLSINAGTYYQWPIYEGLMWGGVQAALCCLRFFTDDRGRTVVEKGLDNVRGGFAKQQFVRFLAIFAAVSASFFVFYIVPAQFMATHADPWPEDVQKRSYFTSGICGDGTDRPCPDPSLPIPTKHSGYVNTDGELVLPDGVEMPAVVPHEGRG, from the coding sequence GTGAGTGAACTGTCGGACAAGAAGCCTGCGATCTCGGAGGACCTGAGCACGGTCGGCAACCTCCATGGGCCGACGTCGGTCACCGGTTCGGCGCGCCGGGTCAAGATCTGGGCCACGGCCGGCGGGCTGATCCTGGCCCTCCAGGTCTATGTGTGGATCCGGTGGATCACCGGCCCTTACTTCACGCCGGTGGATCCCGGGCCGACGGATCCGCCGACGTTCATGAAGATCGCCCTGATGATGTGGCAGATCGGCTCGCCGGCGCTGTTCCCGGTCGCGATCTGGTGGTTCATCATCCGGCCGTGGCGACGTGAGCGGCGGATCACCCTCGACGGCATGATCATGGTGTCCACGGGCCTGTTCTTCTTCCAGGACCCGCTGCTCAACTACATCAACACGTGGTGCACCTACAACGCCTGGGCCTTCAACATGGGCTCGTGGGCGCCTCACGTCCCGGGCTGGATGTCGCCCGAACGGCCGGGTGCGCAGGTGGCCGAACCGCTGGGGATCAACGTGTCCGGCTACGCGTTCGGCGTGCTGCTGTGCACGATTCTGGGCTGCTGGTTCATGCGCAAGGCCCAGCAGCGCTGGCCGAACATCGGCACCAAGGGCCTGATCGGGGTCGCGTTCGCATTCGGGTTCGTCTTCGACTTCATCATGGAGGGCCTGATCCTCATGCCGCTGGGCATGTACACCTTCCCCGGTGCCATCCAGTCGCTGTCCATCAACGCGGGCACCTACTACCAGTGGCCCATCTACGAGGGACTCATGTGGGGCGGCGTGCAGGCCGCGCTGTGCTGCCTGCGCTTCTTCACCGATGACCGTGGCCGCACGGTCGTCGAGAAGGGGCTCGACAACGTCCGCGGTGGTTTCGCCAAGCAGCAGTTCGTCCGGTTCCTGGCGATCTTCGCCGCGGTCAGTGCCTCGTTCTTCGTGTTCTACATCGTTCCGGCGCAGTTCATGGCCACGCATGCCGACCCGTGGCCCGAGGACGTGCAGAAGCGCTCGTACTTCACCTCCGGCATCTGCGGCGATGGCACCGACCGGCCGTGCCCCGACCCGTCGCTGCCCATCCCCACCAAGCACTCCGGCTACGTCAACACCGACGGTGAACTCGTCCTGCCCGACGGTGTGGAGATGCCGGCGGTGGTGCCGCATGAAGGGCGCGGCTGA
- a CDS encoding CbbQ/NirQ/NorQ/GpvN family protein yields the protein MKGAAELLTDNGVVVENRTGTPFYRSVGDEAEVFRAAARRGSPVLLKGPTGCGKTRFIEAMAHELGRDLITVAGHEDMTSADLVGRFLLKGGETVWVDGPLTRAVRTGAICYLDEIVEARQDTTVVIHPLADHRRELPIDRLGTTLSAAPGFQLVISYNPGYQSVLKSIKESTRQRFVAIELDFPPPEVEAEIVAHEAGVDAATAHVLVSIGTAIRNIDGSPLREVSSTRMLILAGGLVAEGLSLRRAVRAGIVEALSDDRDVVRALGELVEALLPRP from the coding sequence ATGAAGGGCGCGGCTGAGTTGCTCACCGATAACGGCGTCGTCGTCGAAAACCGCACTGGTACACCGTTCTATCGCTCCGTCGGTGACGAGGCGGAGGTCTTCCGGGCGGCCGCGCGGCGCGGGTCACCGGTCCTGCTGAAGGGCCCGACTGGGTGCGGCAAGACCCGGTTCATCGAGGCCATGGCCCATGAACTCGGCCGGGACCTGATCACCGTCGCGGGGCACGAGGACATGACGTCGGCGGACCTGGTGGGTCGGTTCCTGCTGAAGGGCGGCGAGACGGTGTGGGTCGACGGACCGCTGACGCGGGCCGTGCGCACCGGTGCCATCTGCTACCTCGATGAGATCGTGGAAGCACGTCAGGACACCACGGTGGTGATCCACCCGCTCGCCGACCACCGCCGCGAGCTTCCCATTGACCGGCTGGGCACCACATTGTCCGCCGCCCCCGGCTTCCAGTTGGTGATCTCCTACAACCCCGGCTACCAGAGCGTGCTCAAGAGCATCAAGGAGTCGACGCGGCAGCGGTTCGTGGCCATCGAGTTGGACTTCCCGCCGCCGGAGGTGGAGGCCGAGATCGTCGCGCACGAGGCCGGAGTCGACGCCGCCACCGCGCACGTGTTGGTGTCGATCGGCACCGCGATCCGCAACATCGACGGGTCACCGCTGCGCGAGGTGTCCTCGACGCGCATGCTCATCCTGGCCGGGGGTCTGGTCGCCGAAGGTCTGAGCCTGCGCCGCGCCGTGCGGGCCGGAATCGTCGAGGCGCTCTCCGACGACCGCGACGTCGTCCGAGCGCTCGGCGAACTGGTCGAGGCCCTGCTGCCACGACCGTGA
- a CDS encoding DoxX family protein — MTSFRSAPGTALTDTDRRAGERAAHRLAALLGGVGVLHFVAPGPFDSIIPVELPGSARTYTYASGVAELATAGLLAAPATRRLGATAAVALFLAVFPGNLNMVRLWWDKPWIMRIAAIARLPLQIPMITEALKVRRLS; from the coding sequence ATGACGTCCTTCCGTTCCGCGCCGGGAACCGCCCTGACCGACACCGACCGGCGTGCCGGAGAACGCGCCGCGCACCGGTTGGCCGCCCTGCTGGGCGGTGTCGGGGTGCTGCATTTCGTGGCCCCCGGGCCATTCGACTCGATCATCCCAGTCGAGCTTCCCGGCAGCGCCCGCACCTACACCTATGCCTCGGGGGTCGCCGAACTGGCGACTGCGGGCCTGCTCGCGGCCCCAGCCACCCGCAGGCTGGGCGCCACCGCCGCGGTGGCACTGTTCCTCGCGGTGTTCCCGGGCAACCTCAACATGGTCCGCCTGTGGTGGGACAAGCCCTGGATCATGCGGATCGCCGCCATCGCCCGGCTTCCGCTGCAGATCCCGATGATCACCGAGGCCCTCAAGGTGCGCCGGCTGTCGTAG
- a CDS encoding mycoredoxin, with protein sequence MTVSETPLIMYSTSWCGYCRRLKTALKSENISYTEVDIEADPASADFVASVNGGNQTVPTVKFADGTTMTNPNIREVKAKLAS encoded by the coding sequence ATGACCGTGAGTGAGACCCCGCTGATCATGTACTCGACGTCGTGGTGCGGATACTGCCGTCGCCTCAAGACCGCGCTGAAGTCGGAGAACATCAGCTACACCGAGGTCGATATCGAGGCCGATCCCGCCTCGGCGGACTTCGTGGCGTCGGTCAACGGCGGAAACCAGACGGTGCCGACCGTGAAGTTCGCCGACGGCACCACGATGACCAACCCGAACATCCGCGAGGTCAAGGCCAAGCTCGCGAGCTGA